A region from the Streptomyces tsukubensis genome encodes:
- a CDS encoding DUF4190 domain-containing protein yields the protein MDPSQQQPGPERQPGDRTPEPGPGPGPGSGHGQASDRSGEPAAAEDPFARPGPFGRERTDRAAGPSEPSGNAEPAGPGQVQQPGPAEQPTQPGQPTQPGPQGQPAQPGPFAPFGQPYPAQSAQHPAYHPYQQFPGYPAPPAPPTTNGFSIASLVSGIVCCMPPLGMILGVVALRQIRRRGQRGKGMAITGIALSAVSTLLIALFFATGAASDFWKEVEEAADEAASYQTVGDLRKGDCYNLPGGGTSDGTEVSEIQVVDCAKPHEAEITGGFKITGFGKFPGESVLEPIAERRCDDIDTAYAMDAWAIPATMSGYYYIPTKESWSTGDRRVSCGYATEGGRKTSGSIRRDAGNLNTDQAGYLTAENKLLKAAYEEPEKDFPQAVAGHLAWAKVTSSAMGEASAALRGRTWPGVVAAAVEKRAGEIDKARAAWSKAATAKDEDTFWEHVFEAEAVLNVKTEKTIRQGLKLSTAEPVQDEERA from the coding sequence GTGGACCCATCGCAGCAGCAGCCAGGACCGGAGCGACAGCCGGGCGACCGGACCCCGGAGCCGGGGCCGGGGCCGGGGCCGGGGTCGGGTCACGGGCAGGCGTCCGACCGGTCCGGTGAACCGGCCGCGGCCGAGGACCCCTTCGCCCGGCCCGGCCCGTTCGGGCGGGAGCGGACCGATCGTGCTGCGGGGCCCTCCGAGCCGTCCGGGAACGCGGAGCCGGCCGGGCCCGGTCAGGTGCAGCAGCCGGGGCCCGCCGAACAGCCGACGCAGCCCGGGCAACCGACCCAGCCCGGGCCGCAGGGACAGCCGGCGCAGCCCGGGCCGTTCGCCCCGTTCGGGCAGCCGTACCCGGCGCAGAGCGCTCAGCACCCCGCGTACCACCCGTACCAGCAGTTCCCCGGCTACCCTGCGCCGCCCGCGCCGCCGACGACCAACGGCTTCTCCATCGCGTCGCTCGTCTCCGGCATCGTCTGCTGCATGCCTCCGCTGGGCATGATCCTCGGCGTGGTCGCGCTACGGCAGATCAGGCGCAGAGGCCAGCGCGGCAAGGGCATGGCGATCACGGGCATCGCGCTCTCCGCCGTCTCCACCCTTCTCATCGCGCTGTTCTTCGCCACCGGTGCCGCGAGCGACTTCTGGAAGGAGGTCGAGGAGGCAGCCGACGAGGCGGCGTCCTACCAGACGGTCGGAGACCTGCGGAAGGGCGACTGCTACAACCTCCCCGGCGGAGGGACCAGCGACGGCACGGAGGTGTCGGAGATTCAGGTCGTCGACTGCGCGAAGCCGCACGAGGCCGAGATCACCGGCGGCTTCAAGATCACCGGCTTTGGGAAGTTCCCGGGGGAGAGCGTCCTCGAACCCATCGCCGAGCGCCGCTGCGACGATATCGACACCGCGTATGCGATGGACGCCTGGGCGATCCCGGCCACCATGAGCGGCTACTACTACATCCCGACCAAGGAGAGCTGGAGCACCGGTGACCGCCGGGTCAGCTGCGGCTACGCCACCGAGGGCGGCCGGAAGACGTCCGGGTCCATCCGGCGGGACGCCGGCAACCTCAACACGGACCAGGCCGGCTATCTGACGGCCGAGAACAAGCTGCTGAAGGCCGCTTACGAGGAGCCCGAGAAGGACTTCCCGCAGGCCGTCGCCGGACATCTCGCCTGGGCCAAGGTGACCTCGTCCGCCATGGGCGAGGCATCCGCGGCGCTGCGCGGCCGCACCTGGCCGGGGGTGGTGGCAGCCGCCGTGGAGAAGCGGGCCGGGGAGATCGACAAGGCGCGTGCCGCCTGGAGCAAGGCCGCGACGGCGAAGGACGAGGACACCTTCTGGGAGCACGTGTTCGAGGCGGAAGCCGTTTTGAACGTGAAGACCGAGAAGACCATCCGCCAGGGGCTGAAGCTGTCGACGGCGGAGCCCGTCCAGGACGAGGAGCGGGCCTGA
- a CDS encoding glycoside hydrolase family 18 protein: protein MRRRNLVRTAVAAASLSLLATLAPAAVAHGDRDDDDDRRSYKRIGYFTQWGIYGRDFQVKDLDTSGQAARLTHINYAFGNVSPDGKCMIQGPAGEADPWADYQRPVPAADSVDGVTDAPDQKLAGNFNELKELKAKHPGLKVLISLGGWSWSTHFSNAVLTKEKREAFVRSCIDIYVKGNLPVDGARGGAGAAQGVFDGIDLDWEWPGSSGEDDTIYRPEDKKNFTAVVREFREQLDDYAKSQPRQKDGKRKHYELSAFVPTAPAKIDAGFEVRKLMKDFDFVNLQGYDFHVSGEKTTAQQSALYAKNDFSVDQTVNDWLRRGAPAHKLVVGMPAYGQGWTGVQGGGDGMGQPAEKPAPAKFQAGFEDYKELKKLAESGQYKVYRKYGQAWLFDGNTLWTYDDPTVLRAKTQYIRDKGLGGAMFWSLDGDTADGELMRTVARGLPRR, encoded by the coding sequence ATGCGTCGAAGAAACCTTGTCCGGACGGCTGTTGCGGCCGCATCCCTCTCGCTTCTCGCAACGCTCGCACCCGCCGCTGTGGCGCATGGCGATCGCGACGATGACGACGACCGTCGTTCCTACAAGCGCATCGGATACTTCACCCAGTGGGGCATCTACGGCCGTGACTTCCAGGTCAAGGACCTGGACACCAGCGGTCAGGCAGCCAGGCTGACCCATATCAACTACGCCTTCGGGAACGTCAGCCCCGACGGCAAGTGCATGATCCAGGGGCCGGCGGGCGAGGCCGATCCGTGGGCCGACTACCAGCGCCCCGTGCCCGCGGCCGACTCGGTGGACGGTGTCACCGACGCCCCGGACCAGAAGCTGGCGGGCAACTTCAACGAGCTGAAGGAGCTCAAGGCCAAGCACCCCGGCCTCAAGGTGTTGATCTCCCTCGGCGGCTGGAGCTGGTCCACGCACTTCTCCAACGCGGTGCTCACGAAGGAGAAGCGCGAGGCGTTCGTCCGCTCGTGCATCGACATCTATGTCAAGGGCAATCTGCCGGTGGACGGCGCGCGCGGCGGGGCCGGGGCGGCCCAGGGCGTCTTCGACGGCATCGACCTCGACTGGGAGTGGCCCGGTTCGTCGGGCGAGGACGACACGATCTACCGCCCCGAGGACAAGAAGAACTTCACCGCGGTGGTGCGGGAGTTCCGCGAGCAGCTCGACGACTACGCCAAGAGCCAGCCGCGGCAGAAGGACGGCAAGCGGAAGCACTACGAGCTCTCCGCGTTCGTGCCGACCGCTCCCGCGAAGATCGACGCCGGCTTCGAGGTCCGCAAGCTGATGAAGGACTTCGACTTCGTCAATCTCCAGGGCTACGACTTCCATGTGTCCGGCGAGAAGACCACGGCCCAGCAGTCGGCGCTCTACGCCAAGAACGACTTCAGCGTCGACCAGACCGTGAACGACTGGCTGCGCCGCGGCGCGCCCGCCCACAAGCTCGTGGTCGGCATGCCCGCGTACGGCCAGGGCTGGACGGGTGTGCAGGGTGGCGGCGACGGCATGGGGCAGCCCGCCGAGAAGCCCGCCCCGGCCAAGTTCCAGGCGGGCTTCGAGGACTACAAGGAGCTGAAGAAGCTGGCCGAGTCCGGCCAGTACAAGGTCTACCGGAAGTACGGCCAGGCGTGGCTCTTCGACGGCAACACCCTGTGGACGTACGACGACCCCACGGTGCTGCGGGCCAAGACCCAGTACATCCGTGACAAGGGCCTGGGCGGCGCGATGTTCTGGTCCCTCGACGGGGACACCGCGGACGGCGAGCTGATGCGGACGGTCGCCCGAGGGCTGCCGCGCCGCTGA
- a CDS encoding GntR family transcriptional regulator — MAIGEQPAYLRVASDLRRKIVDGTLPPHTRLPSQARIRKEYGVSDTVALEARKVLMAEGLVEGRSGSGTYVRERPVPRRISRSGFRLPSGANPFRQEQTAVGAQGTWESRSEQEGASVDIAARLGVPVGARVMRTRYVFREQGEAMMLSTSWEPLDVTGRTPVMLPEEGPLGGCGVVERMAAIDIVVDNVSEEVGARPGLADELLTLGGVPGHVVMVVARTYYASGRPVETADIVVPADRFRVAYHLPVR, encoded by the coding sequence GTGGCCATCGGTGAGCAGCCGGCCTATCTTCGCGTGGCGAGCGACCTGCGCCGGAAGATCGTCGACGGCACGCTGCCGCCGCATACCCGTCTCCCTTCCCAGGCCCGGATCCGGAAGGAGTACGGAGTCTCCGACACCGTCGCGCTGGAGGCGCGCAAAGTGCTCATGGCGGAGGGTCTGGTCGAGGGGCGGTCCGGTTCGGGCACCTATGTACGGGAGCGGCCCGTGCCGCGCCGGATCTCCCGCTCCGGCTTCCGGCTGCCCTCCGGTGCCAACCCCTTCCGCCAGGAGCAGACCGCCGTCGGCGCCCAGGGAACCTGGGAGTCCCGCAGTGAGCAGGAGGGGGCGAGCGTCGACATCGCGGCCCGGCTGGGGGTTCCGGTCGGCGCCCGGGTGATGCGCACCCGCTATGTCTTCCGGGAGCAGGGGGAGGCGATGATGCTCTCCACCTCCTGGGAGCCGCTCGACGTCACCGGCCGGACGCCCGTCATGCTGCCGGAGGAGGGGCCGCTCGGCGGCTGCGGGGTGGTCGAGCGGATGGCCGCCATCGACATCGTCGTCGACAACGTGAGCGAGGAGGTCGGCGCCCGGCCGGGGCTGGCCGACGAACTGCTGACGCTGGGGGGTGTGCCGGGTCATGTCGTCATGGTGGTGGCCCGGACCTACTACGCGTCGGGCCGCCCTGTGGAAACCGCGGATATTGTCGTACCGGCGGATCGTTTCCGGGTCGCGTACCACCTGCCCGTAAGGTGA
- a CDS encoding SPOR domain-containing protein has translation MSDGNAALSWLVIRQDDNGNRYRVGRYATEDEARKMVDKLDAKGHRQLYSVERAEGSVL, from the coding sequence ATGAGCGACGGCAACGCCGCGCTCTCCTGGCTCGTCATACGCCAGGACGACAACGGCAATCGCTACCGCGTCGGACGGTACGCCACCGAGGACGAGGCCCGGAAGATGGTCGACAAGCTCGACGCCAAGGGGCACCGTCAGCTCTATTCGGTGGAGCGGGCCGAGGGCTCCGTGCTCTGA
- a CDS encoding (deoxy)nucleoside triphosphate pyrophosphohydrolase yields MTDRDRVVVAGALLDRGRLLAARRSAPEEVAGRWELPGGKVEPGERPEDALVRELREELGVLAEPLARIPGEWPLKRGYVLRVWTARLLSGEPRPLEDHDELRWLGPDETDDVDWLDQDRPAVAEAVRLLREHPFPGAAAGTPDTSRPTGRH; encoded by the coding sequence ATGACGGATCGTGATCGTGTCGTGGTCGCCGGAGCGCTGCTGGACCGGGGGCGGCTGCTGGCCGCGCGCCGCAGCGCCCCCGAGGAGGTCGCCGGGCGCTGGGAGCTGCCCGGAGGCAAGGTGGAGCCGGGCGAGCGCCCCGAGGACGCCCTGGTGCGCGAATTGCGCGAGGAGCTGGGCGTGCTGGCGGAACCCCTGGCCCGCATTCCCGGCGAGTGGCCGCTGAAGCGCGGGTATGTGCTGCGGGTGTGGACCGCCAGACTTCTGTCCGGCGAACCCCGTCCACTGGAGGACCACGACGAACTGCGATGGCTCGGCCCCGACGAGACCGATGACGTGGACTGGCTGGACCAGGACCGCCCGGCAGTCGCCGAGGCCGTACGCCTTCTGCGCGAACACCCGTTCCCCGGCGCGGCCGCCGGGACGCCCGATACCTCGCGTCCGACCGGTCGTCACTGA
- a CDS encoding ATP-binding protein has translation MSGVIDIDGACAEWTFPAEPDAVRSARHAVRDTLRDWGLDHGVSDVTVLLVSELVTNSLRYASGPIGVRLVCREPGENSPALRVEVSDPLPDPPVARTAAPDDETGRGLQLVAGTARRWGTRRGLTGKTVWFELSLAG, from the coding sequence GTGAGCGGCGTGATCGACATCGACGGCGCCTGCGCCGAATGGACCTTTCCGGCGGAGCCCGACGCCGTCCGCTCCGCACGGCACGCCGTCCGGGACACCCTTCGCGACTGGGGCCTGGATCACGGCGTCAGCGATGTGACCGTACTGCTGGTCAGTGAACTGGTCACCAACTCCCTGCGCTACGCCTCCGGCCCCATCGGAGTCCGCCTCGTCTGCCGTGAGCCGGGTGAGAACTCCCCCGCTCTCCGGGTCGAGGTCTCCGACCCCCTGCCCGATCCGCCCGTCGCGCGGACCGCCGCACCGGACGACGAGACCGGACGCGGGTTGCAACTCGTCGCCGGAACCGCCCGCCGCTGGGGTACCAGACGCGGATTGACAGGCAAGACTGTGTGGTTCGAGCTGTCACTTGCTGGTTAA
- a CDS encoding SpoIIE family protein phosphatase → MSEISGTTGDVVWQSSPPGSIYDYIRAASFSIGPDGLVDQWSRRAVDLFGVTASEVRGKDPIEVFLPAELRPRGHRQVKEILDGKEWTGLVPFRTPGSPRTPGSVRAEGLAEVYVMPSETETGERAALCIVVDVRALRRIETDLAATEAIFGQSPFGFLLFGTDLRVQRANQRFATVFGGTADDHRGRTVHDYLSRPEADRMTASLRRVLRTGEPVIDFQLVGAPPHSPERRHWSINLYRVHSGTGRTIGVAGIGTDVTRRHVAAREAASARRNLALLNEASVRIGNSLDLETTARELLGVAVPGFCDLASVDLYQSLLSGDDEAPGPWDASGADGSGGALRRVAFASAVSDAPLITTPGCGARGDTPTEVGEVHRYSANSPCAGALRTARVQHIPGKDGSLVRSTLAVPLVAHDSVVGLVQFSRTKGSEPFGERDRALAVELAARAAVCIDNARLYRREHERALILQRSLLPPGDPEAAGLDIACRYLPGNTATEVGGDWFDVIELPGHRTALVVGDVMGRGLRAAVAMGELRTAVRTLALLDLEPAEVLSALDEIARGLGGPSGTQQGTRVAHKSREADLSEVYLATCVYAVYDPVTRRCTFANAGHLPPVLVEPGEEALLLDVPPGMPLGVGGEPFEEVEVELPEGALLALYTDGLVESRDHHLDEGLTAFRAALTGPTLLTGHSSHTSPTGPPTPSGPASPGMPGPALPVVRPLPSRRPAPPGPGRPAAPAVPAAPRLVPEPTAPTVRAGLPRSLEDICDHVLNTLDTRHGEDDIALLMARVQGLPADAVGDWQLPREPRSVGRARELTRDQLHSWGLGALVDTVELLVSELVTNALRYGEGEIRLRLLRDRTLVCEVWDGGLVQPRRRRARDTDEGGRGLQLVGLLSAAWGSRRTPRGKTVWFELALPGEGTAEPTVEQLLSMY, encoded by the coding sequence GTGAGCGAGATATCCGGGACGACGGGCGATGTCGTATGGCAGAGCAGCCCGCCTGGCTCGATATACGACTACATCAGGGCTGCCTCCTTCTCGATAGGCCCCGACGGGCTGGTGGACCAGTGGAGCCGCCGCGCCGTCGACCTCTTCGGTGTCACCGCGTCCGAGGTCCGCGGCAAGGACCCGATAGAGGTCTTCCTCCCGGCCGAACTGCGCCCGCGCGGCCACCGGCAGGTCAAGGAGATACTCGACGGCAAGGAATGGACGGGCCTGGTGCCCTTCCGCACCCCCGGCAGCCCCCGTACCCCCGGGAGCGTCCGGGCCGAGGGCCTCGCCGAGGTCTATGTGATGCCCAGCGAGACGGAGACCGGGGAACGGGCCGCGCTCTGTATCGTCGTCGACGTCCGGGCACTGCGCCGGATAGAGACCGACCTCGCCGCCACCGAGGCGATATTCGGCCAATCACCCTTCGGCTTCCTCCTCTTCGGTACCGATCTGCGCGTACAGCGCGCCAATCAGCGCTTCGCGACCGTCTTCGGCGGCACCGCCGACGACCACCGGGGCCGTACCGTCCACGACTACCTCTCCCGCCCCGAGGCCGACCGGATGACCGCGTCACTGCGCAGGGTCCTCCGGACCGGGGAGCCCGTGATCGACTTCCAGCTCGTCGGCGCACCGCCCCACAGCCCCGAGCGCCGACACTGGTCCATCAACCTCTACCGGGTGCACAGCGGAACGGGCCGGACCATCGGAGTGGCCGGAATCGGCACGGATGTCACCCGCCGCCATGTAGCCGCCCGCGAAGCAGCCAGCGCCCGCCGCAACCTCGCCCTGCTCAACGAGGCGAGCGTCCGCATCGGCAACTCCCTCGACCTGGAAACCACCGCGCGCGAACTGCTCGGCGTCGCCGTCCCCGGCTTCTGCGACCTCGCCTCCGTCGACCTCTACCAATCTCTGCTCAGCGGGGACGACGAGGCCCCCGGCCCCTGGGACGCCTCCGGGGCAGACGGCTCGGGAGGCGCCCTGCGCCGTGTCGCCTTCGCCAGCGCGGTCTCCGACGCTCCGCTGATCACGACCCCGGGCTGCGGTGCCCGCGGTGACACCCCCACCGAAGTCGGCGAGGTCCACCGCTACAGCGCGAACTCGCCCTGCGCCGGTGCCCTGCGCACGGCCCGGGTCCAGCACATCCCCGGCAAGGACGGCAGCCTCGTCCGGTCCACCCTCGCCGTGCCGCTGGTGGCCCACGATTCCGTCGTCGGGCTCGTCCAGTTCTCCCGTACCAAGGGCAGCGAACCCTTCGGCGAACGGGACCGGGCCCTCGCCGTCGAACTCGCCGCCCGGGCCGCGGTCTGCATCGACAACGCCCGCCTCTACCGGCGCGAGCACGAGCGGGCCCTCATCCTCCAGCGCAGCCTCCTCCCCCCGGGCGACCCCGAAGCCGCCGGACTCGACATCGCCTGCCGCTATCTGCCGGGCAACACCGCCACCGAGGTCGGCGGCGACTGGTTCGACGTCATCGAGCTCCCCGGACACCGCACGGCGCTCGTCGTCGGCGATGTCATGGGCCGGGGGCTGCGCGCCGCCGTCGCCATGGGCGAACTGCGCACCGCCGTCCGCACCCTGGCGCTGCTCGACCTCGAACCCGCAGAGGTGCTCTCCGCCCTCGACGAGATCGCCCGGGGACTCGGCGGCCCCAGCGGCACCCAGCAGGGCACCCGAGTGGCCCATAAATCCCGCGAGGCCGATCTCTCCGAGGTCTATCTGGCGACCTGTGTCTACGCCGTCTACGACCCCGTCACCCGACGTTGCACCTTCGCCAACGCCGGACATCTGCCGCCCGTCCTCGTGGAACCCGGCGAGGAGGCGCTGCTGCTCGACGTTCCGCCGGGGATGCCCCTCGGCGTCGGCGGCGAACCCTTCGAGGAGGTCGAGGTCGAACTCCCCGAAGGCGCACTCCTCGCGCTCTACACCGACGGACTCGTCGAATCCCGCGACCACCACCTCGACGAAGGGCTGACCGCCTTCCGCGCAGCCCTGACCGGCCCCACTCTCCTCACGGGCCACAGCAGCCACACCAGTCCCACTGGCCCTCCCACCCCTTCCGGTCCGGCCTCCCCGGGCATGCCCGGCCCCGCCCTGCCCGTCGTACGCCCCCTGCCCTCCCGCAGGCCGGCCCCTCCGGGCCCGGGCCGTCCCGCCGCACCCGCCGTGCCCGCCGCGCCGCGCCTCGTGCCGGAACCAACGGCCCCGACCGTACGCGCCGGGCTGCCGCGGTCGCTGGAGGACATCTGCGACCACGTACTGAACACGCTCGACACCCGCCACGGCGAGGACGACATCGCCCTCCTCATGGCACGGGTCCAGGGCCTGCCCGCCGACGCCGTCGGCGACTGGCAGCTGCCACGCGAGCCCCGGTCCGTGGGCCGTGCCCGCGAACTGACCCGCGACCAACTGCACTCCTGGGGTCTCGGCGCTCTGGTGGACACCGTGGAGCTGCTGGTGAGCGAGCTGGTCACCAACGCGCTGCGCTACGGCGAGGGCGAGATCCGGCTCCGGCTGCTCCGCGACCGCACCCTGGTCTGCGAGGTCTGGGACGGCGGACTTGTCCAGCCCCGCCGCCGCCGGGCCCGGGACACCGACGAGGGCGGCCGCGGCCTCCAGCTCGTCGGGCTGCTCAGCGCCGCCTGGGGCTCTCGCCGCACCCCCCGGGGCAAGACCGTCTGGTTCGAACTCGCCCTTCCGGGAGAGGGGACCGCCGAACCCACCGTGGAGCAGTTGCTGAGCATGTACTGA
- a CDS encoding PspA/IM30 family protein: protein MTKQTILGRVTQLAKANINALLDQAEDPEKMLDQLIRDYANNISDAEQAIAGTIGNLRLMEQDHQEDLAAAAQWGEKALAASRKADELRTSGQSPEADRFDELARVALQRQLQSEKEAKTAEPVIAAQSEVVEKLKTGLDQMKGKFSQLQAKRDELVARSRTADAQNRMLDAVKSIDVLDPASELGRFEDKVRREEARALGKQELAASSLDSQFEQLDGVGDTAEVEARLAALKAAS from the coding sequence ATGACCAAGCAGACCATCCTCGGCCGGGTCACCCAGTTGGCCAAGGCGAACATCAATGCCCTGCTCGACCAGGCCGAGGATCCCGAGAAGATGCTCGACCAGCTGATCAGGGATTACGCGAACAACATCAGCGACGCGGAGCAGGCGATCGCCGGCACGATCGGCAATCTGAGGCTGATGGAGCAGGACCACCAGGAGGATCTCGCGGCTGCGGCGCAGTGGGGCGAGAAGGCGCTGGCGGCGAGCAGGAAAGCGGACGAGCTGCGTACGTCGGGGCAGAGCCCCGAGGCGGACCGGTTCGACGAGCTGGCGAGGGTGGCCCTGCAGCGTCAGCTTCAGTCCGAGAAGGAGGCGAAGACCGCCGAACCGGTGATCGCCGCCCAGTCGGAGGTCGTGGAGAAGCTGAAGACCGGGCTCGACCAGATGAAGGGGAAGTTCTCGCAGCTTCAGGCGAAGCGCGACGAGCTGGTGGCCCGTTCCCGCACCGCGGATGCACAGAACCGGATGCTGGACGCGGTCAAGAGCATCGACGTTCTGGACCCGGCGAGCGAGCTGGGCCGGTTCGAGGACAAGGTCCGCCGCGAGGAGGCCCGGGCACTGGGCAAGCAGGAGTTGGCTGCCTCGTCCCTGGACTCCCAGTTCGAGCAGCTCGACGGTGTGGGCGATACGGCGGAAGTGGAGGCTCGGCTGGCCGCGCTGAAGGCCGCATCCTGA
- a CDS encoding TPM domain-containing protein yields the protein MRIPAGLALSVLLAAAWASPPLVPSATAAPHPAAPRAAAGPALPAPPAEDPVTLARDGQITDRVGALGDRRAEVVRALDRLYAAERVQLFVVYVRDFSGRTAQEWADATARRNGLGTDDLLLAVATHDRQYAYWAAAASPLTDARLAEVARTAIVPPLREHDWAGAAVGAADGYAAALAGRPVPTPTIAPGDPDPGTAPAGTGAGDLVLPVGVAIAVGGAAAYAAARRRRRTATRTTPQGGRAGWSSGPDTAAGPTTAELDARARQLLVETDDALRTSQEELGFATAQFGEAAAEPFAAAVAYARSELTAAFRIRQQLDDAHPEDEATRRRMLEEILSRCTDADRRLDSESEDFDRLRDLERNAPEALRTAEERFAELNGRLLSTDAALSVMRERYAPSASAPVAGDAAAAGDRLVFAKTAVDRARTALTAGENATAAVQIRAAEGALAQADRLIEAVDRRARELAEAVGALPGALTETDSDLAEAQGVLDGTAPGESAAGLRGRTARARSVAAEVRHEMETGHYDPIDALRRVEEADAALDEALAGARADEDSARRARSLLGQATLGARAAVEAAADYITTHRGAVGSPARTRLAEAQRRLTLSAQLAAEVPGTGGGEGTGQADAPAALAEAQRADALAREAQRLAEEDVRGFGNPFGAGGVSGAGSAGGGLGGAVLGGILLGGLFGGGRSGGLGSGGGFGGGFGSGGFGGGYEGRPGSFGGGGTRGRMGGGRF from the coding sequence ATGCGAATACCCGCCGGGCTCGCCCTCTCTGTGCTGCTGGCGGCCGCTTGGGCGAGCCCACCGCTCGTACCCTCCGCGACGGCCGCCCCCCACCCCGCGGCCCCGAGAGCGGCGGCCGGGCCCGCTCTGCCCGCGCCCCCGGCCGAGGACCCCGTCACTCTCGCCCGCGACGGGCAGATCACCGACCGGGTCGGCGCGCTGGGCGACCGCCGTGCCGAGGTCGTCCGGGCACTCGACCGGCTGTACGCCGCCGAACGCGTTCAGCTCTTCGTCGTCTACGTCCGTGACTTCTCCGGCCGTACCGCCCAGGAATGGGCCGATGCCACCGCTCGCCGCAACGGACTCGGCACCGACGACCTCCTCCTCGCCGTCGCCACCCACGACCGCCAGTACGCCTACTGGGCAGCGGCCGCGTCACCGCTCACCGATGCCCGGCTGGCGGAGGTCGCCCGGACCGCGATCGTGCCGCCGCTGCGGGAACACGACTGGGCGGGTGCCGCCGTCGGTGCCGCGGACGGCTATGCAGCGGCCCTCGCGGGCCGGCCCGTACCGACGCCCACGATCGCCCCGGGCGACCCCGATCCGGGCACCGCCCCCGCCGGGACGGGCGCCGGTGACCTGGTGCTGCCGGTGGGAGTCGCGATCGCCGTCGGTGGAGCCGCCGCGTACGCCGCCGCCCGCCGCAGGCGCCGTACCGCCACCCGTACCACCCCCCAGGGCGGCCGGGCCGGATGGAGCAGCGGTCCCGATACGGCGGCCGGCCCCACGACGGCCGAACTGGACGCACGAGCCCGGCAACTGCTCGTGGAGACCGACGACGCGCTGCGCACCAGCCAGGAGGAGCTGGGCTTCGCCACTGCCCAGTTCGGCGAGGCTGCGGCGGAACCCTTCGCCGCCGCCGTCGCGTACGCCAGGAGCGAGCTGACCGCGGCGTTCCGGATACGGCAGCAACTCGACGACGCCCATCCCGAGGACGAGGCCACCCGGCGCCGGATGCTGGAGGAGATTCTCAGTCGCTGCACGGACGCCGACCGGAGGCTGGACTCCGAGTCGGAGGACTTCGACCGGCTGCGCGATCTGGAACGCAACGCTCCGGAGGCGCTGCGGACTGCCGAGGAACGTTTCGCCGAACTGAACGGGCGGCTCCTTTCTACGGACGCCGCGCTGTCGGTGATGCGGGAGCGGTACGCCCCCTCCGCATCGGCCCCCGTGGCGGGCGACGCGGCGGCGGCCGGGGACCGGCTGGTGTTCGCCAAGACCGCCGTCGACCGGGCCCGGACCGCGCTCACCGCAGGCGAGAACGCCACGGCCGCCGTGCAGATCCGGGCCGCGGAGGGCGCGCTGGCGCAGGCGGACCGGCTGATCGAGGCCGTGGACCGGCGGGCCCGGGAGCTGGCGGAGGCGGTCGGCGCACTGCCGGGCGCACTCACGGAGACGGACAGCGACCTGGCGGAGGCGCAGGGCGTCCTCGACGGTACGGCACCCGGGGAGTCGGCGGCCGGGCTGCGGGGGCGGACGGCACGGGCCAGGAGCGTGGCGGCCGAGGTCCGACACGAGATGGAGACCGGGCACTACGACCCCATCGACGCGCTGCGGCGGGTGGAGGAGGCGGACGCCGCGCTGGACGAGGCGCTGGCGGGGGCGCGGGCCGACGAGGACTCGGCGCGGCGGGCGCGGTCGCTCCTCGGTCAGGCGACGCTCGGCGCCCGGGCCGCCGTCGAGGCCGCGGCCGACTACATCACCACACATCGCGGTGCGGTCGGCAGCCCGGCGCGGACCAGGCTGGCGGAGGCGCAGCGGCGGCTCACGCTCTCGGCGCAGCTGGCGGCGGAGGTGCCGGGAACCGGCGGAGGTGAGGGTACGGGGCAGGCGGACGCGCCTGCCGCGCTGGCCGAGGCACAGCGGGCGGATGCGCTGGCGCGGGAGGCTCAGCGCCTCGCGGAGGAGGACGTCCGCGGATTCGGGAACCCGTTCGGCGCGGGCGGTGTATCAGGGGCAGGAAGCGCGGGAGGCGGTCTCGGCGGAGCGGTGCTCGGCGGGATTCTCCTCGGCGGACTTTTCGGTGGGGGAAGGAGTGGGGGACTTGGTTCCGGTGGTGGATTCGGGGGCGGGTTCGGGAGCGGTGGATTCGGCGGCGGGTACGAAGGGAGGCCGGGCAGCTTCGGCGGCGGGGGCACCCGGGGGCGGATGGGCGGTGGTCGCTTCTGA